The nucleotide sequence TTAGGTACGTTTTCGTGTTTTTAAAAATGACTTCACGTTTCTGGCGAGGTTTCCGTGatcctaaaaaacatgtttttgtatTTCTAAACTAACTTCAGcgtttttggaaatgtttccgTGTGTCTAAAAATGTTTTCGCGTTTCTAGAagcatttcagatttttttgaaTGCGTTTTCGTGCTGTCAGAAAAGTTTTCGAATATATAAAATATGTTTTCCCATTTCTAGAAatgttttcgtgtttcttgaaagtattttttgttcctaAATAAGGTTTTGTGTTTCTGAAAGTGCATTTTTGTTTCTTCAAACAATACCGCGCTTCTAAAAATTGTTTCTGTCtcgtgatttttaaaattttctttgtgtttcTAAAAACATTCCCGTATTTCTATAAATGTTTTTCGTTTCTCGGCCAAATGCTTTCTATTTCTGTAATGAGTTACCctttaggaaaattttcaatataagaaTTTTCAACTTACATCATGATGCTTTCGATTCTTCTTTGGTTTTCTATCCACGAGGATCAATCTCTTGTACGGTGTATCCCTCCTCAGCATTAAAAGGGCTGAATCTGATGGTACCATATCCACAGAATCCAAATATCCCACACTGCAGCTCCTGGTCATGGCATCTGGGATTGCAGGAGCAATTGAGAGGACTGTAGGAGTTCTTCGGATGGTTGAAGTCGATGGAGCTGACGCATCGTTCTTTGGAGTGGCTTCTTCATCGATAAACTGCAAATCTTTCCGCCGGCCAAAGCGACAATTATTGCTATCTCTCTGTTGGCTGGACTTTGATTCTAGACGCTCGAGATTGAGATTGAGATTCAGTGGAACGGGATTTACGTGGGAATTCGTGCGTGGAGATTCGGCTATCAGAGCACTTTTCACCTGGTGAAAGTTCTAATTTGtagtgtttttatttatttattttttgtagccTCTTGATAATGGTCCTCTTATGAgcaattttaagccacgcctccCTCAGAAATTAGAAACCatttaagttcaaaattttaatattttctcattaattgaggaAATTGCTGCAACATCTTCTGAGGAAGCCCAAAGATTCTTTTGAATTTGGGGGGAAAGATTTATAGGGTAGACGGGGTAGACTATAAACTAAGCCCCACCTTCTAAAGGAGTTGTAAAAATTTACCATGGATGACCTGCCTTAAAACAAACAATAAATTGTCCAAGTGTCTAAAATAAACTTATATAGTGGGAGTGGCGTATTTTTGACAAACAGGGTTTTCTGAACGTCGAGTTGGAACTAAACTAggatacaaatgaaattagatgAGATTTGATCAAGAATTTCCccataaagtattaaaaattcaaGTCTTTATTTAGTATATAAGATTACGTTTCCGAAGGGGCGTGGTCTGTAGTAATTTGTGGGCGGAGCTTACTTATATGGTCAATTTCTACCTTCCTGAAAAACCTAAGAGGAATTTGACAGTGATACGATCTGGTATTTCCTATTTAAATatagataataataaaaaaggggcgtggcctaaaatattTATGGGCAGAGGTCTTAAAATTGTCTCCTCCTACCTGGTGGACATTTGTGGAGTAATCCGTTGAGCTGGAGTAGCTCATGAGGGTTGTCTGAGCGGCTGGTGGACGATCAAAAATAATGTCACTAGGAGCTACGGCATTTTTGGGCGACTGAAGCGTTGGCACAGATCCTTCACAGCACAGCGGAGAAATGGCATGTCTGGACTGGCCAGAACTTGAGGAACTCCGCGAATAGGGTGTTACTAAATTTGTATAGCTAGGTCCAGGACGTGAAGTTGCCGTGGAAGACACTTTTCCCTCAGCCAGATGATTCGGTGGATCCGATGAATCTGCATAGGGAAGCTCCTCCTCATAGGACTCTGCTCTGGCCAGTGCAGGACCCCCCACAGCTCCCACAGTTGGAACATCTCCCCGCGGGGAATAATTTTTGAGGATTGTGGTGAATCTATTGGGTCTTGGGGACATGGGAGCAATTGGCGGAGCTCCTTCCTTGAGACGCCTTGACTGAGGAACCGGAGGAGGTGAATACAGGGTTTGTTCTTCCTCATCTTCACTGAAGATGTTGGGATTGAATGTGGGATCGGGTCCTGTAGGGAAGTCATCCCTCAGTTCCGTTATCACTAGGGTCATTTGCCGTGGCTGAAGATGCAACAGGGACGTCTTGTACGTCACCTGTCCCAAATTAGCCGGAACTGTCTTGGCAATGCCGTGAATTTTGAACTTTGTCCCCCAGATATTCGATGTCACCTCCACGAGCTTTATATCCTCCGGAAGGGTATCAACATAAGCTAATTCATCACTTCCCTCCCCACTCTCATGGTTCTGACCCGATTTGTCAGAGCCATTTTGAGCACTTGCGGGCTTTCTCTTTGATCGAATTTTCCGCCTTCGCTGGAGCCTCGGAGAACCTCGACAGCCATCATCTAAATCACTGTCAGAGGACTCCGAACGTCCAGTTGTTGTCCCTCCGCCAGTCGAATGACTCGACCCAGAGGAACTCTTACTATCCGGGGAATAACTGAAGAAAATCGAACTATTTTCCACCTGTGGATCAAAAATCACAAATTCCGGCCTAATCTTCGAAGTTCTCTTCCCTTTGAGCAGGGGCACAAGGCCACCCAGATACTCCAAGTAGAGTGTATAGCACGTGCCTGAGCTCAAATTTGAATCGTCATCGTGACGAATCATTGTGCAGTGCAGTCGTGTAGAACAGACTGGTGGACGAGATACAAACTCCCTCAGGGACTTTGCATCCGGAACACAGCACTGAAAAGTAATTGATTTGTCTCATCATCCAATTGACACGCTCAAAGAATTTTAATCTTTTGGTGTCTTTTCCCttctttcacattttatttctttgactcccaacaacaacaacaacaacaccaACAACAAAGACCAAATCCTGAAAGCAGAAATACAAGAAACTCACCCGAATTGTTTGAGCAAAAAGATTTCCAATGAGCAATTTGATGCGTGATGGAAGGGGAAGTCTGGCCAGAAAAGCCTCAGATGGCAAACTACTCTGAATCTGAAGGCGACACAGTAGCTGCAGAGATGCAATTTTCCTAGACACCCATGCAATATGCACATGATTTCCCGTGGCAATAAATATTCTCTTGTCATTGTGACCCCATGTTAGAGCACTCACGGGATTACTGCTATTGGGAATGCGTGCAGTGTACAGCAAAGTCCCACATTCTgtgtagaattttacaaaattctcaTAAACAGGCGTTGTGGGTGGATCTAGGAATTCCGAAAGATTCTGACATGTTCCCGCCACAGCCAATAATTCCCTGGAATTGCTCCATTCCATCACGATACCCAGTAAATCCGTTCGGATACGAATTGGTGAGACATCATCGAAGGATTTTATGAGATAGATATAGCCATTCTGAAAACTAACGGCCAGTACGAAAGATCTCTTGGAAGCATTCGTGACACCCGGCTCAATATCTTCTCCCTCTTCCATCTTAAACTTCTCACAGGACCATGACATCCCTGTGATTCCTACATCGGCACACAGTTGCACTTGAGACACCATCGCTCCGTGCACATCCATCACAATCACCTGACCCTGAGTTGTTGCAAAGTACACCTGTGTACAGAGGAATCAGGTGATAACTTCTATGATAGCCTATCGAGGGACGGTTTTGGAAGAAATCGGGGTGGTACAAGAAGGGCAAGAAACATTTTATTGggataaaattactattttgtaATTGCCCTTTATCCATTTTCTGTTAACTCGAAATATTCATGACATTAACAATTTCACAATAATCCCAAAGCATTCAcaatattctcaaaatattcgcaatattcataaaatattcacgATATTCACAATAATCCCAAATATTCGCGCTCACGATAATCACAATTTCACAACAATCGCAAAATTACAAGGGGTGATCCATATGCAATAAGAGTGGCTAGAGTCCCTGGAAATAAATGAGTTCCTAGAGTTCCATGAAAAAATACTAGGTTCttcgagttccctgaaaaatgaatAGGGTCCCCGGAGATTCCTGAAAGGTCCCTGAAAAATGAATGGCTTCCCTGAGTTTtccgagagttccctgaaaaataaatGGTCTCTCCGGGAACCCTGAGAGTTCTCTGAAAAGATATACGGATTCCCTGGGTTCTCTGAAAAATATGCAGGTTCCCCAGGTTTCCAAAGTTCCTTGAAAAATGAATGGGGTTCCCGGGGATCCCTGAAAGGTCCCTGAAAAATGAAtgggttccctgagagttcTCTGAAAAATGAATGACTTCCCCGGGGACCCCGAGAATTCTCTGAAAAGATATACCGGTTACCCAGGTTCTCTAAAAAATATGGGCTCCCCAGGTTTCCAGAGCTCCCCGAAAAATGAATAGGTTCCCCgggttctctgaaaaatgtataggttccccgGGTATCCCTGAGAAGTCCCTGGAAAATGAATGGGTTTCCTGGGTTCCCTGAGAGGTCCCTGAAAAATAAATGGGTTCCCCGAGGAccccgagagttccctgaaaactgaatgggttccccgggttctctTGAAAATGTGTGGGTTCCCCGGCGATCCCTGAGaggtccctgaaaaatgtatgggttcctcggGTTCCCTGAGAGGTCTCTGAAAAATGAATGGCTTCCCCGAGGACCCCgagagttccttgaaaaatgaATGGGTTCCCCGGGGATCCCTGAGAGGTCCCAGAAAAATGAATGGCTTCCACGGGTTCCCTGAGAGGTCCCTGAAAAATGAATGGGTTCCCTGAGGAccccgagagttccctgaaaaatgaatGGGTTCCCCGAAGAccccgagagttccctgaaaaatgaatGGGTTCCCCGGGGATCCCTGAGAGGTCCCTGAAAAATGAATAGGTTCCATAAGAGTTCACTGAAAAATGAATGGGTTCCCCGGTGATCCCTGAGAGGTCCCTGAAAAATGAATAGGTTCCACAAGAGTTCACTGAAAAATgaatgggttccccgggttttcttgaaaatgtatgggttccccggtgATCCCTGAGAGgcccctgaaaaatgtatgggttctacGGGTTCCCTGAGAGGTCTCTGAAAAATGAATGGCTTCCCCGAGGACCCCgagagttccttgaaaaatgaATGGGTTCCCCGGGGATCCCTGAGAGGTCCCAGAAAAATGAATGGCTTCCACGGGTTCCCTGAGAGGTCCCTGAAAAATGAATGGGTTCCCCGAGGAccccgagagttccctgaaaaatgaatGGGTTCCCCGAAGAccccgagagttccctgaaaaatgaatGGGTTCCCCGGGGATCCCTGAGAGGTCCCTGAAAAATGAATGGGTTCCACAAGAGTTCACTGAAAAATgaatgggttccccgggttttcttgaaaatgtatgggttccccggtgATCCCTGAGAGgcccctgaaaaatgtatgggttctacGGGTTCCCTGAGAGGTCTCTGAAAAATGAATGGCTTCCCCGAGGAccccgagagttccctgaaaaatgaatGGGTTCGCCGGGTTCTCTtgaaaatgtatgggttccccggggaTCCCAGATAAGCCCCTGGAAAATGAATGCGTTTCCTGGGTTCCCTTAGAGTTCTCTAAAAAGGAAagggttccccgagttccctgaaaaatatgtgGGTTCCATGAGAGTTCCCTGAAGagatatatgggttccccggttACCCTAAAAATTTTATGAGTTCCCGAGGTTCCCTGAGAGTTCCTTGAAAAGATATACAGGTTCTTCGGATTCTCTCAAAAACGTattggtttcctgaaaaataaatGGGTCTTTCGGGTTCCCCGAGAATTCCCTGAAAATGCATGAGTACCTcaggttccccgtgagttccctggtCAAATTGACTCGAGTTCGCAGAAATGAATTACCCCTTTCAGAAGTATCTTTcccaaatatttgcaaaatttccaaaataggataagggctcataattttggatagTCTggttataagcatcaatgttccaagtttgaagtgcgatattttcaatactaattgattttttgttaccctcttttcagaaggcttgtttagaaacttggcaagctgtttattgtctttgtttttactaaaattagtcttaatacgtttaaaaatgaattgatatgtagaggtgaagttgactcaaattttggacaacttgtttgtAAGTGTGGACACCTTGTTTTGAacagctaattcgcctcaatttctccatttcaagaaccaatcctaccaagtcctcttcctgttcatgtaagggatccgtaaaatgtcacaagacgcccggaaactttccatatcgctccttggaaattacaaggggtcaactcacttttttgcgattttgagattctaatgcacttagaaattcaatttaataaattttcagatgatataactttcgttattagaaaagtttttcaaaattctaaccttttcgattacttgcataattttgtttgaagtaaaggggcacaaaatatatttatcgttcaaatttttgtgaaacaagggactaactcaagcaagttgatcccttatcattctaatttcaacataatttgcacatcatttagaacgacaaggagctaactcattaaaaaacatattttgaaaggtaaaaatataaaagtttcgatgtttatttTAGTGCTCATATTTAACTGAAATCATATTCGAAATTTATCGAATTTTGTGTAAAAGTCTTCCACAgttttagatagaattcattattcatcaaatattggaataaaaatccataattttaatcaatttattttttgtgtccaattttacctttaaaatgtccaaatttagaaacagtccaaaattatgagctcttaccctattCGCGATATTCTCAAGATAATCCcgatattcacaatattcgcaGAATATTCATAATATTTGCAAAAGCGTTGTCTGGGTTCGATAAAGAAATTCCCTTATAAAAAAAGAATCAGGAATAATTCGCTTTTTTTGCCCCTCGATACGGCCCTTCAGATAACTTCTAATTAATGAGAGAGAATTGTACAAATACCTGTTGATCATCAGGTGTCCAAATACCACAAGTTATTGTGGCATTGAGGTTGAGCATTGACGACCAATACCGCTGTCCAGCAACAGATCCCACCAAGACAAATCCATCTTGGTAGCAAATCAGAGCCATCCGTCCATCGTGAGACCAGGCAAAATGCGTCACTGGAGTATTTCGATCATTTATCAACTCAATCGACCATCGTCCCTCATACTTAATCCACACAAAAATAATCCCCGAACTGTCACATGAAGCCAGCTTCTGGTATGGCTCATTCCACTTCACCAGGATCACTTCAGCTCGATGTCCTCTTAAGTTGTAATTTGTCCTTAGAGGAAACTCCATGTTTTTCTTGCAGTGCGAAGTGGAAAATGTTACTCCCACAATTCCACGAATATTTCCCGTAGCCAACCATCCTTCCTGATAGTAATTTGTTCTGTTCAGTTTCCATCCTTCATCCTGCGCAAAATACAGGGAATCATCTTTTAGACTCAATGTATGAAGGAAATATcaggaaatttgtttattttcagtCACACATAAGTCCCTTTACTCCTTCAATAGCTTATCGacgcatttttcttttttttcacattttcaccaCGCATAGAAAAGAGGTACACATAGCAAATATTCAGAATTGCTTCTCTCAGTACAAATTCTAGATATTATTCCCAAAGacgaaaaaagaaaataaatcgaAGAGAAAAGGTAAATTGGTTTCGTTATTTAAAATTCCTCTCTTTTTTGTGAAAAGGTAACACACCTTACATATGGGAAGCACTTATTTTAAATCGTGGAAGATTTTCTGTGAAGGCTCTTGCGAACCCTCAGGGAGTGAATTGAGCAGAGAAATCTCAAGAGGCATTATACAAACTCCTCCGGAACACTTTCGACATATGCTAAAAGAGAAGGTTTGATGGTGCGAGAAaagacaaccaaaaaattttttttcaagagattttcagtttttttttcccaATTTACCTGATCCAACTAGCCTCGCCCCCTTTATCATCGAGAGAGGCTTTTCCTGTCAATCTGCAACAGAATTTGACTGTAACTGAAGCAGAAAAGAAGCAGCTAACTTTCCCCTTTATCActttcattcaattttcatcCATTTCACGTCAAAGGTAATCAAATTGATTCCGATGTGCGATAGCAAATTGCTTGTGGCGCATACAAGTCATGTGAAAAAATGGATAGACTTCTCGAAATActcgaatttgaatttattatacTGTGCCATGATACTTGGTATACATTGTTGAATTATACATGAATAAGTGTACTATGCACGTAAGAAAGCAGCTTAAGAAATGCACTTAAGAAGCTCTGTTTATTTACTTATTATTGATAAACAATAGTTACCCTGTGTCCACCGCTAGAGGGCAGAACTAACACTAAGAAAATATAGAAATGcatagtagactctctcaaattcgggcatttaggaccgaaatgtcacccgaattagagagaaattcgggcataaAATGGtgtgaaatgcaacgattttttgttcacctGCATATTCATATTAAGTTTAAGAAAGCCCCTCAATAATCCcaaatcacatcacaactgagacaaagcattgcaaatttgagcatatttgcttcattcgataatcataatctaactggggaatcagtggcgcaataggcaagaccgttggctcttgggcggatcgattccctggctcgacttactgttgtgagttcgagtcccgcctggTGCAGATTTGAATGcctaatttagacaattttcatatgttgataacgtaatataatgcaccgcctacgcccaatAACTCCGGgggcatggaagaagcatccacaatgcggggaaggcgctcctgggcgagtctacaaacggactagcagattcttctaacacgggatatggacattgtaaaatgattacctttgtaatgaatatatctcgatacaattaataataatcgaacttgaaattatgtcaacaaactttctt is from Phlebotomus papatasi isolate M1 chromosome 1, Ppap_2.1, whole genome shotgun sequence and encodes:
- the LOC129799945 gene encoding tubby-related protein 4 isoform X2, translated to MHLHFERCINTKCDCSILSLSWMGKVPDDIPEDEGWKLNRTNYYQEGWLATGNIRGIVGVTFSTSHCKKNMEFPLRTNYNLRGHRAEVILVKWNEPYQKLASCDSSGIIFVWIKYEGRWSIELINDRNTPVTHFAWSHDGRMALICYQDGFVLVGSVAGQRYWSSMLNLNATITCGIWTPDDQQVYFATTQGQVIVMDVHGAMVSQVQLCADVGITGMSWSCEKFKMEEGEDIEPGVTNASKRSFVLAVSFQNGYIYLIKSFDDVSPIRIRTDLLGIVMEWSNSRELLAVAGTCQNLSEFLDPPTTPVYENFVKFYTECGTLLYTARIPNSSNPVSALTWGHNDKRIFIATGNHVHIAWVSRKIASLQLLCRLQIQSSLPSEAFLARLPLPSRIKLLIGNLFAQTIRCCVPDAKSLREFVSRPPVCSTRLHCTMIRHDDDSNLSSGTCYTLYLEYLGGLVPLLKGKRTSKIRPEFVIFDPQVENSSIFFSYSPDSKSSSGSSHSTGGGTTTGRSESSDSDLDDGCRGSPRLQRRRKIRSKRKPASAQNGSDKSGQNHESGEGSDELAYVDTLPEDIKLVEVTSNIWGTKFKIHGIAKTVPANLGQVTYKTSLLHLQPRQMTLVITELRDDFPTGPDPTFNPNIFSEDEEEQTLYSPPPVPQSRRLKEGAPPIAPMSPRPNRFTTILKNYSPRGDVPTVGAVGGPALARAESYEEELPYADSSDPPNHLAEGKVSSTATSRPGPSYTNLVTPYSRSSSSSGQSRHAISPLCCEGSVPTLQSPKNAVAPSDIIFDRPPAAQTTLMSYSSSTDYSTNVHQVKSALIAESPRTNSHVNPVPLNLNLNLERLESKSSQQRDSNNCRFGRRKDLQFIDEEATPKNDASAPSTSTIRRTPTVLSIAPAIPDAMTRSCSVGYLDSVDMVPSDSALLMLRRDTPYKRLILVDRKPKKNRKHHDDINKPKLQQSGKSKSLDFCDLQQQIAEQSKKDGKQGDENSGKNTSVKATTVNSFISRTPILNRREKPKMCSICKQISPTVSSLESVCLSCRKSPGQRHESLVNNNITVNNNYSVVGKSKTGATPRRYPHSSGHEGAGNSAVTNNNGLDLRSVNKRTEVITSYTDSPLFSRKHRYKETTSSRRGEEKSPSLERKNNLSRRKKRDDSLRLYENDQVEIMPMEQRTSVSLHTQALTTLESIISRLRDLDEGRFTPASPQHTSKLPKSSPASPAPSKKGKRHQSASPIRHILNSPLLNRRQRKKQPVESSDDELGQGGSGEENSSGGKQYRDLETFQKAQLRQKLKRGKIEPNGTNTSSAYSQPAPLRREFVMHNKAPMWNENSQVYQLDFGGRVTQESAKNFQIEFRGKQVMQFGRIDGNAYTLDFQYPFSALQAFAVALANVTQRLK
- the LOC129799945 gene encoding tubby-related protein 4 isoform X1; translated protein: MHLHFERCINTKCDCSILSLSWMGKVPDDIPEDEGWKLNRTNYYQEGWLATGNIRGIVGVTFSTSHCKKNMEFPLRTNYNLRGHRAEVILVKWNEPYQKLASCDSSGIIFVWIKYEGRWSIELINDRNTPVTHFAWSHDGRMALICYQDGFVLVGSVAGQRYWSSMLNLNATITCGIWTPDDQQVYFATTQGQVIVMDVHGAMVSQVQLCADVGITGMSWSCEKFKMEEGEDIEPGVTNASKRSFVLAVSFQNGYIYLIKSFDDVSPIRIRTDLLGIVMEWSNSRELLAVAGTCQNLSEFLDPPTTPVYENFVKFYTECGTLLYTARIPNSSNPVSALTWGHNDKRIFIATGNHVHIAWVSRKIASLQLLCRLQIQSSLPSEAFLARLPLPSRIKLLIGNLFAQTIRCCVPDAKSLREFVSRPPVCSTRLHCTMIRHDDDSNLSSGTCYTLYLEYLGGLVPLLKGKRTSKIRPEFVIFDPQVENSSIFFSYSPDSKSSSGSSHSTGGGTTTGRSESSDSDLDDGCRGSPRLQRRRKIRSKRKPASAQNGSDKSGQNHESGEGSDELAYVDTLPEDIKLVEVTSNIWGTKFKIHGIAKTVPANLGQVTYKTSLLHLQPRQMTLVITELRDDFPTGPDPTFNPNIFSEDEEEQTLYSPPPVPQSRRLKEGAPPIAPMSPRPNRFTTILKNYSPRGDVPTVGAVGGPALARAESYEEELPYADSSDPPNHLAEGKVSSTATSRPGPSYTNLVTPYSRSSSSSGQSRHAISPLCCEGSVPTLQSPKNAVAPSDIIFDRPPAAQTTLMSYSSSTDYSTNVHQNFHQVKSALIAESPRTNSHVNPVPLNLNLNLERLESKSSQQRDSNNCRFGRRKDLQFIDEEATPKNDASAPSTSTIRRTPTVLSIAPAIPDAMTRSCSVGYLDSVDMVPSDSALLMLRRDTPYKRLILVDRKPKKNRKHHDDINKPKLQQSGKSKSLDFCDLQQQIAEQSKKDGKQGDENSGKNTSVKATTVNSFISRTPILNRREKPKMCSICKQISPTVSSLESVCLSCRKSPGQRHESLVNNNITVNNNYSVVGKSKTGATPRRYPHSSGHEGAGNSAVTNNNGLDLRSVNKRTEVITSYTDSPLFSRKHRYKETTSSRRGEEKSPSLERKNNLSRRKKRDDSLRLYENDQVEIMPMEQRTSVSLHTQALTTLESIISRLRDLDEGRFTPASPQHTSKLPKSSPASPAPSKKGKRHQSASPIRHILNSPLLNRRQRKKQPVESSDDELGQGGSGEENSSGGKQYRDLETFQKAQLRQKLKRGKIEPNGTNTSSAYSQPAPLRREFVMHNKAPMWNENSQVYQLDFGGRVTQESAKNFQIEFRGKQVMQFGRIDGNAYTLDFQYPFSALQAFAVALANVTQRLK